GTGGAGGAAAAGCACCTCCTCGGCACCGAGAAGGCGGGCCTGGTCGAGACCGAAGGAGGCCACGGAGCGGCTCTCCTCCGTTCCGTCGAGGGCGATCAGGACCTTGCCGACCCGTTCCAGTCCGGGACGGACGACGAGGACGTTGCAGGGAGCATAGGGGACGACCTTGGAGGCGACGCTTCCGAGGAGGAGGCGCTCCCATCCCGAGAGACGGCGATGTCCCAGCAGGATGAGGTCGACGCCCAACTCCCTGGCCCTGCGGACGATGACCTCGTAGGGCCGGCCGGTGATGATCTTGACCGTCCAGGGAAGGGACTCCTCCTCCTCCAGATTGGCCCGGACCATTTCCTCCACTTTGCCCAGGACCTTGGCCTCCACCTCGCCGCGGGGATCGGCGGCCTCGTCGAACTCGGCGGCCAGAACGGGATATTCCACTTTGGAGTCGACGACGTGGAGGATTTCGAGGCTTCCCGATCCCTCTCTCGCGGCCCAGTCCAGGGCCTGGCGTATCACGAGGGGACTGGCTTCGCTTCCGTCGACACAGGCGAGAATCTTGTCGAATTTCATGACATCCCTCCTCTCTCCACTGAACGGGCCCCCCTCAACGATCGAGGAACTCGATGATGGCCCGGCAGAATTGGGGCAGATCGTCAGGCCTGCGGCTGGAGACCATGTGGCGATCGCACACGACGGGCTCGTCGAACCAGAGGGCGCCGGCGTTGACCAGATCGTCTCTGATGCCCGGCGTCGACGTGCAGCGGAACCCCCGGACGATGCCCGCCGAAATCGGGATCCATCCGGCGTGGCAGATATGGGCCACGAGCTTGCCCCTCTCGTGAAAGGCCCGGGTCAACTCCAGGACCTCAGCGATGCGGCGCAGCTTGTCGGGAGCGAAGCCTCCGGCAAGGACCAGCCCGTCGAAATCCCCTTCGGCGACGTCGGTCAGGGCCACGTCACTCCTGGCGGGATAGCCGTTCTTGCCGCGGTAGAGCTTCCCGGCCTCGGGGGCGGCGACGACGACTTCAGCCCCCTCCTCGACGAGCCTGAGCTTGGGATACCACAGTTCCAGGTCCTCGTAGACATCCTCGACGAACATGAGAACCCTCCGACCCTTCAAACGCATCACGGCCTCTCCTCCTTTCCCTCCTCAGCGCAGGAGACGCTCCTCCCGAAAAGGGGAACCTTCTCCAGCAGCTGCTCCAGCCGCCGCTGTCCTCTCAGTCGCCTCCAGCTTTTCCAGATCTGGAGGGAGGCGAAATCGTTATCCAGAATGCCGATCGCGGCGTTGAGGCTGCCGACGGCATCGAAGATCTCCTGGGGAAAGAAGAGGATCCGGTCCGTCTCGCCCGGAGCGGGACGGGAGGGAGCGAAGAGAAGGGCGCCCCTCTCACCGACGAAACGGGTGATGACGAACTCTCGGCAGCCGGAGATGTCGACGAGGGCCGAGAAACGCTCCCGCCGGCTGTAGCCCCTCTCCTGGAGGTGGACCTGACCGTCGAAAGCCCGTTCGTAGGCCAGGCTGTCCAGGTAGGGCCGAAGGCGCATGAGCCCTCTCACCTCGGCGAGAAAGGCCTCCTCCGAGGGAAGGTTGAGCTTGGCCGCTTGCATCCTCCCTCCGGAAGCGTAGTAGGCCTGCCAGAGGGAATCGGAAAGATCGCACTCGACGCCGCTGGACCCGTCACGAAAACCGAGCAGAACCCCGGCAAGAGCGATCATGAGGGGACGCAGCCAACGCTCGGGGTCGATCAGTCCCAGCTCGCGGACGAAAGGCATGGCGGCCATCGATCCCCGTGCCTCCTGGGCCGTCAGCTCCACGGCGGGCCAGGGGCTGTCCCCGGAGAGAAAGCGTTCCAGCAGGGGACGCTCCTTCTCCCCCAGGGGGAAGGTATGTCTCACTTTCGCGTGGATCGCGCCGTGGGGGATGTAGGCCAGCCACAGCGTCTCCCGCTTCGAATCGGGCAAAAGGCGGCAGTCCGACTCCTCGACGACGAAGCGGGTGCGGTGAAGACGGCTCTGCATGACCCGAAAGGCCTGCCAGAAAAGGCTCTGCACGGCGACGGAGGAGAAAAACTGGGACAGAAGGGAACGCAGCGCCCCGTCGACTTCCTCGACGGAGAACTCCCGGCTGGGCCCCCGACCGCCCAGGACGACGGGGCGGGAGGACTCGAACCAGCCGAGACGGACGTTGCGGCGCTTCCGCGATTTGCCGTTGAGGAGGACGATCCAGGGCGTCTTTTCTCCGGCCAAAATCCGCAACGTCAACTCTTCGGCAAGAACAACCTCAGCCAGCACCTTGGCACGCTCCATCGGTCCACCTCCTTTCCGGTCGATCGCTTCCGATCGATCTTTTCGCATAGAATAGGGGGACTCCGCATCGGAAAGGACGTGACCGCTTTTGAAGAGATTCCACCCCGCAGCGCTCGCCCTCATCGCCGTCATCCTGGTCTGCCTCGTCACGGGCTACCATCTTTTCCAGAAGGCGATGGCCCGTTCCGAAGCCATCGTTCTCGTCAAGGAAAAGGCCCTGTCGCCCGAATACCTCCGGGCCTGGGTCAAAGAGGAGGAGGCCCGAGGACCGGTCAAGGTCACGGGATGGGGCGTCGTCGAGGGAGAACAGGCCGGAACCTTCATCGTCAGCTTCACCGTCGATCGCAAAGAGACCGAGAACGGCTCCGGCGGCGAGGAGGGATTCTGGTTCCGCGTCGACAACGCCACGAAGACCGTCCAGGCCGTCGCACCCAAGGGATCGAGCTACTGAAGCGCTCCTTAGGGGGCGGCGCTCCCCCTTCCCTCAAGAAACGGGCCCCGAGGCGCCCGGCCTCCCCACGAGAGGCGTCCGAGCCCCTTTATTATAGCCCACGAGCCCTCGCCTTCCAGCGCAGGAGCGGGGAAAAGGGAAATTTCCACCGGGCCTGTACGGAAGGAGCCTGATCACTCTGAAAACGGGAAGAGACTCACAGGACACCTGGGACCTCATCGTCATCGGAGGCGGGCCGGCCGGCCTTTTCGCCGCAGCCGAGGCCGCCGCAGGGGGGGAGAGGACGCTCCTCGTCGAAGGCAACGGGGAGACGGGCAAAAAGCTCCTCCTGACCGGCAAGGGGCGATGCAATTTCACCAATGCCGGTCTGTCGGCCCAGACGCTTCAGGAACCCTTCGGCCGGAAGGGGCGGTTCCTCCACACCGGGCTGGCCGCCTTCGGCCCCGAGGCCATCTGCCGTTTTTTCGACGAACGGGGGCTGGCCTCCGTCGTCGAACGGGGCAAGCGGGTCTTTCCCGCCTCGGGCGACGCACGGACCGTCCGCGACCTCCTCGTCGAAGAGGCGCGGAGACAGGGCGTCACCATCAGGACAAACCACCTCGTGCGGGAACTCCTGAGAGAGGACCGACGGATCGTCGCCGTCAGGACCTCCAAGGGAGAACTGAGAGCCCGACGGATCATCGTCGCCACGGGCGGCTGCAGTTACGGCCGGACCGGTTCCCGCGGCGACGCCTTCGGCTGGGCCCGAGAACTGGGCATCGACGTCGTCCCTCCCCGACCGGCCATCGTCCCCATCCGCACCGCCGAAAGCGGGGCCCTCAATCTCGACGGGCTGATCCTCCGCAACGTCGCTCTGGCCCTTTTCGTCGGAGGGAAGAAGACCGACAGTCGCTTCGGCGAGATGCAGTTCACTCCCTTCGGCATCAGCGGTCCCATCGCCATGGACCTGGCCCGTAACGTCGGCGAAGCCCTGGAGGGAAACGACGACGTCACCCTCTCCATCGATCTCAAGCCGGCCCTCGACGCCGCAAAAATCGACGCCCGACTGATCCGCGACATCGAAAAGCGAAAGGGCTATCCCTTCTCCTCCCTTCTTGCGGGACTCCTCCCCCGGGAGCTGATCGCCTCCTTCGTCGACCTCGCCGCCGTCGCCGTCGACCGTCCCCTCAACGGCATCACGAAAGAGGAGCGGCAGAGGATCGCCGCTCTCCTCAAAGGCTTTCCCCTGACGCCGACAGGGCTTCTGGGCTTCGATTGGGCTCTCGTCACCTCCGGCGGCATCTCCCTGAAAGAGCTCGATCCCCGGACGATGCGGGCAAAAGCCTGGGAGAACCTCCACTTCGCCGGGGAAGTCATCGATCTCGACGGCCCGACAGGGGGTTACAACCTCCAGGTCTGCTGGAGCACGGCCTTTCTGGCCGGCCGCGGGGGGACACGGTAAAATCAACGCAAAAATCACGAAAAATAGCTCGGGAACACATCCCTCACCTCTTGATCGGCAGAAAGACACCTTCTAAACTGAGGTCCGAAAGCAACTTCATCTGGGGGGGAACGGTGTGGAAGACGCTATCAGCTACGCCTTTGACCTTGAACGGTACACGACACCGGAACGATTCGAAAAGATCAAGGCCTTCGCCGCCGATAAGGAGACGCCCTTCGTCGTCGTCGACATCGACAGGATCTCCGAGAAATATGACGAACTCCGTCGTCTCCTGCCTTACAGCAAGGTCTACTACGCCGTCAAGGCCAACCCCCACGACGAGATCCTCAAGATGCTCATCGGCAAGGGATGCCGATTCGACATCGCCTCCGTCTTCGAGCTGGACCAGATGCTCCGCCTCGGCGCCAGAGCCGACGACATGAGCTACGGCAACACCATCAAGAAGGCCCGCCACATCGCCTACGCCTACGATCGGGGCATCCGCCTCTTCGCCACCGATTCCGAGGAGGATGTCCGCAAGCTGGCCGAAAACGCCCCGGGCTCGCGCGTCTTCTTCCGCATCCTCACCGACGGCAGCGGCGCCGACTGGCCCCTGTCGCGCAAGTTCGGCGCCCACCCCGACACGATCTACCGCCTCATTCTCCTGGCCGCCGAGCTGGGCCTCGACCCCTACGGCATCTCCTTCCACGTCGGCTCCCAGCAGCGCGACATCGGCCAGTGGGACCACGCCATCGCCACCTGCCGCTATCTCTTCGACGCCGCGGCCCAGGAGGGCGTTCGTCTGCGCATGATCAACCTCGGCGGGGGCTTCCCGGCCAGCTACGTGGCGCCGACGCACGACATGGAGCTCTACTGCCGCGAGATCACCCGATTCCTCGAAGAGGACTTCGGCGACCACGCCCCGGAGATCCTCATCGAGCCGGGACGGTCCCTCGTCGGAGACGCCGGGATCATGGTCAGCGAGGTCGTCCTCGTCTCGAAGAAATCCGAGTTCAACCAGTACAGCTGGGTCTATCTCGACGTGGGCAAGTTCGGCGGCCTCATCGAGACCATCGACGAATCGATCAAATACCCCATCTTCGTCGACCGCGAGAGCGCGACGACGAAGCAGATCATTCTGGCCGGCCCCACCTGCGACAGCATGGACATCCTCTACGAGGACACCAAGTACGAGGTCCCCGGCGAAATCACCGAGGGCGACCGCGTCTACATCTTCACCACCGGCGCCTACACGACGAGCTACTGCTCGATCAACTTCAACGGTTTCCCCCCCCTGAAGGCCCACATCTATCGGGGCTAGCAAGAGGACAGAGCACACGAAGGAGGAGAGGGGCCGTCGGCCCCGCTCCTCCTTCGTGCTTCCCCCTTTTCAGGAGATTCCCAGATACGAGGAGTCTGTCGGACCTCCCTGGAAAAAGTCGATTCAGCCTGATCGATAAAACTAAAGTTCTATTCTCAATAACGAATAACTTCTTTTAGGCGACACGAAAGGGCATCGATCCACGATCGTTAGACCAGGCCAGACAGACTTCTAGAGCTGGACGCCCCGATCCTTGTGGACAACCTTCCCGTCGATGAAGGTCGCGGCGGCCACGGTCCGGTAGTGGAGGGGATCGCCCGTCCAGAGGACCAGATCGGCCCGCTTGCCTTCGTCGAGGCTTCCTAAGGTCTCGGCGAGACCCAGGTGTTCGGCGGCGTTGATCGTCAGGGCGGCCAGGGCGTCGTCGGCATCGAGGCCCGCCCGCACCGCCTCGGAGGCCTGGGCCAGGATGAAGCGGATGGGGATGACGGGATGGTCCGTCGTCAGCGAAAGACGGACGCCGGCAGCCACGAGACGGGCGGCGTCGCCGATTTCCAACTCGGCCAACTCCAGCTTGGGCCGCGACGAAAGGGCCGGACCGTAGGCGACGGGAATCGCCCTCCCGGCCAGGATCGGGGCGATGCGGAGGCCTTCCGTGCCGTGTTCGAGGGTGATGGAGAGGCCGAACTCGTCGGCGATGCGCAGGGCCGTCATCATGTCGTCGGCCCGATGGGCGTGAACCCGCAGCGGCACCTCGCCGGAGAGGACGGAGAGGAGGGCCTCGGATTTGACGTCGAGCTCGCCCTCACGTCCCTTCTTCCCCTTGGCCTGGAGGCTTTCGCCGTAGCGACGGGCCTTCAGCAGGGCCTCCCGCAACGTGGCGGCCACGGCCATCCGCGTCGACGGCGCGGCCTTCTGGGCTCGGTAGACGTTCTTGGGGTTCTCGCCGAAGGCGGCCTTCATGGCCGAAGGCGCCCGGCGGATCATGGCGTCGACGACGGTCCCCTCCGTCCGGACGACGGCCCCCTGACCTCCGATGACGTTGGCGCTGCCCGGAAGGATCTGCACCGTCGTCACCCCGGCCCGGCGGGCCTCGGAAAAGGCCCTGTCCGCCGGATTGACGGCATCGACGACGCGCAGATGGGGCGTGACGGGACTGGTCATCTCGTTGCCGCTCCCCTCCTCCTCGGGAGCGCCCTCCTCCCAGAGTCCCAGGTGGGTATGGACGTCGATGAGTCCCGCCGTGACCCAGAAGGGACCGGCATCGATGACGTGACAGCCCCTCTTTTCGGCATCGAGGGCCTCCTCGTCGGAAAGGCGTCCCACCACAAGACCTCCGTCGAGCAGAAGATGTCCCCGTTCCCTTGTCCTCCGTCGAGGATCGCACAGAAGGCCGTTGCGCAGAAGAATTCCCGTCACGGCAAAGCTCCTTTCTCTCCCTTAAACGACAGGCCCCGATCTCCGGCGAACCGGGCCGAAGACGCTGCCACAAAGGCCCCACCACAGGCACAGGAGGCTCCTTCCAGGCCCCCGCCATGTCGGTGACAGCCCGAACCCGGACGAGAGGTCACGCCCGAACCCCGTCACGCCTCAAATGACCTCTTTGACGAAGGCCTCGAGCGACACGAGACAGGTCTTGAGAAAATCGGCGGCGCGATCGTCCGTCACGCCGCCGGCGAGGTCGAGGTCGAGCTCCAGATGGGGGTCTCCGTCGTCGTCGATGTAGGCCCTCGAAAAACGTTTGCCCTGATTCCAGGCGTTGACCCGCCGCAAGGTCGCGTCGGTATCGGTCCAGCCGCAGTGAAACTGGAGGGACTCTCCCCCGTCGAGGACGAAAAGCTGGGCACGATAGCCCATGATCTTGAAATGGCAGACCCCGTTCGGCTCGTCCGCCTCGGGCCTGTATCCCTCGCGGGCCAGCAGTTCTCTGGCCTGATGAAGCGTCATCTCCCGCCGGATCAGGCTCGAAGCCGATGCCGGAGCCGAAGCAAGGACCAGGGCCAGAACCAACAGAAAAGCGGCGGCAGGGAAAGACACAGGTCGTCTCATCGCAAATCCCTCCTCGATCGTCAGCGGGCCCGAGGCCCGTCGCGGCAAAAACCGGGGGCCCATCTCCTTTTCCAACCGTCGCAGGCCCGATAGGACCGCTGAAGGCTCCGCTTCCGCTGGCCCTCCTCTCTTTCGGTTCCCCCGTTCCAGGAGGACCGTCAGGGTCGAGTCTTCTCCCTCCTCCACTCCTCGCGGAGGAGGGAGAAGACCCACTGGTCCTGATGACGCCCTCGGGCCCATTCATAGGCTCGCAGCGTCCCTTCGAGCGTGAAGCCCATTTTTTTGAGGAACCCCCAGGAAAGGCGATTGCCCACGGTGACGAAGGCCTCGACGCGATTCAGGTCCATCGTCTCGAAACCGTGTTCCAGGGCCGCCGAAACGGCCTCTCCCATGAAACCCTGGCGCCAGTAGAGCGAATCGAGCTCGTAACCGATTTCGGCCCTGTGGTGTTCACGCCTCCAGTTATGAAAGCCGCAGGTGCCCAGGACGGTTCCTCCGTCGCGCAGACAGACGGCCCAGCGGATGCCCAGTCCCGCCCCGTGGAGTCCTCTGAGCGTTTCGATCATCTCGCAGGTCTGCTCCATCTCCGTAAAGGGGTCGAGAACCATGTACTCGATGACGCGGGGATCGGTCCATATCTCGTTAAGGCGTCGGGCCTGGCCGGGATCGAGGGCCTTCATGTCCAGCCGCGCCGTCGAGATCTCGGGGAAAACTCCTTCCAGGGATCGTTGCCTTTCCATCGTTTTCGCCTCCGGGAAAAGTAGAAATGACTCCGGACGGGCCGGGCATGGAGCGACGAAGGAATCAGAGGTTCTGAGTGATCGAGGCCTCAAGTTGGCTGAAGAACTCCTCCAGGGTCAGCACGCCGTTGCCGTCGTAGAAGGCGATGCCCGTCTTGAGAACCAGGAAGGGGCCACTTGCCGCCTCGAGACCGAAGACCTTGGGCTTGAATTCCAGGGCCATCTGCTTCAGTCGCGACGAAAATTTCCGTGCTCCCGCCTGAGGCGTCTCCGGCAGCAGAGCCAGGAGCTCCTGCGGTCCCAGACGGAAGAGCGGCTCGGAATCGCGCAGCGTCAAGGCGACCTCACCCAAGAAGAGGTCGAAGATCTCCTGCCGTTGGGCCTCGCCGAGAGAAAGCTGAAGGGGACCGATCTGGTCGGGGCGGATCAGAACGGCCGAGAGCCATCGCCGGTAGCGACGGGCCCGGGCCAGCTCCTCGGCGGCGCGGAGAAGCCCTCTCTCGCGTCCTTCCACCTTGTGGGGTACGGGCTCGGGATCCCGATCGGCTTCGACTTGAGGCACCGGCGAAGGGAGCTGCTTTTCGACGAGCAGGGCAAGAGCCATCCCCTGGGCGCGGAGAAGATCGTAATCCCGATCGCCCAGGGAGAACCTCCCCTCGGCGAGGATCCTTCCAAAGAATTCCGTCGTCGTCTGCCCCGACGTCGCCGCCAGGGCGAGAGCGGCCTCATTGGCCAGGAAGGTCGTCTCCTCACCCGATCCGACGTCGAAAAAGGCCGGGAGAGGGAGCGTTTCAAGGAACGACGTGACGGGAAGGGCCGGCGGGCCCTCTTTCTTTTCGACGATGGGGGGGCGGAAGGACGGGGCCGAGCGGGAAAGGGACAGGATCAGTCCCGTCGCCAGGAGAGCCAGGCCGATCCAGCTCCATGCCGCTGAGGTGCCCAGGTAGGAGGGAAGAGCCGTCAGGACGATCCCCTGACAGAGACACTGAAGGGCGGAACGGGAGAGAGAGAGGCCCTTCAGGCGGGACAGGAGGTCGCCTACGGCCAGAAAAACATAGGCCACCAGGAAGGCAATCCAGAGAGCCGGCGCCCCTCCGGGCGCCTCGGGTCCCTCCCCCCCGAAGAAGACGAGCAGGACGACGAGAAGGAGGGAGAGGGAGGGAGGCACGGTCAGAAAATCCCAAAGACCGGGCCGCTCAGGAGAGGAAGGCTTCAACCCTCGTTGCCTCCCCGGATCCTACGGCAGCGGCGATTGCCGCGACCGCGACAGATCTTGCCGCAGGGGGCCACATCGACGCTCTCGTCGGAAAGGCAGCGGCGACATTCGGCGCAGACGCCGGCGATCTCGAAGGTCTGAGGCAGAAGAATGAAACCGCTTCCCTCCATCCAACTCCGGACGAGGGCCTCTTTCTCCGCCTCGTCGGGAAGGTGGACCGTCTTGCCGCAGAAGCGACAGTAGAGATGGACGTGCATCCTCTCGTCGGGAACTTCGTAGCGGCTGAACCCCTCTTCGAGGCTGATGCGGTTCAGCATGCCGAGGCCCACGAGCAGCTCCAGCGTACGGTAGACGGTGGCGAACCCCACCGTGCCGTCCCGTTCCTGGACGAGATCCATGAGTTCCCTGGCGTTGAGATGACGTCCCAGATTGTCGAGAAGGGTTTCGATGATGACCCGCCGCGGCGCCGTGAGACGCAGACCCTCTTCCCGAAGGCGCTCCAGATAGGCGGCCAGCTTGTCGGCTTCCTCCATGACCGTTCAGAGCTCCAGGACCGTTCCGGCGGCGGCCCACCGGACGTCGTGAAGAACCCGTTCCATGGCGCAGAGCGCCTCAAGGCCCGTACAGTGGCAGGGACGCCAGAGGGAGACCTCATAGGCCGCAAGGGCCTCGATCACCCTCTCGACGAAAGGACGATCCTGTCCGGCCATGTGCATCCCGCCGGCGACGGAATAGAAGCGCCTTGTCCCGAAGGTGCGCGCCACCTTTTCGAGGATATTGGCCGCCCCTCCGTGGGCACAGCCGAAAAGGACCGAATACCCCCCGGGTCCTCGGAGCACCAGTGAAAGGTCATCGGCCATGGGGTCCGGCCCCGTTCCCCTTTCGTCGCGCAGAAGGAGCCGGGGCGTCGAAGGGACGAGGGCCCGATCACGCTCCTCGGGGGAGGTCGTCACGGCCCAGAGGCCTTCGACGATTTCGACGACGCCCTCGACGGGGCGGAAATCGACGGCGTGGCGCGAAAGCTGGCAGCCGACGAACGAGCGCTTCCCGCCCCGGTAGGCGATCTTCTCGCCCCAGAGGGCGGGATGTCCGTAGAGGGGGAAAGAGCCGAGAGAGGCCAGCCGGGCAAGTCCGCCCGTGTGGTCGGAATGGCCGTGGCTGGCGACAACGGCGTCGACGGCACCCAGATCGACGCCCAGAGTCGCCGCGTTGGCCAGGAGAGCCCTCCCGGCGCCGCCGTCGAAAAGCAGCGTTCCCCGAGGGGTCTCGATGAGGACCGAAAGGCCGTGTTCGGCCAGAAGGTCGCCACGACCACAGTGATTGTCGACGAGAAAGCGCAGCATCATGGCCGATCCCCTCCGTAGAAGACGATTTCGCCGTCACCGGGATAGGAGAGGCGGTAACGGACGGTGATCTCCGCCGAAGCCCCTCCTTCGAGAGTCAGCTCCCACGAGAGCCGTCCCTCTTCGTCCCGTTCCGTCGGTTCCGTCGAAAACTCGACCGATTCGACCTTGACCTTCTCGTTGGCGCTCACGGGCAGGCGATCCCGTACGGTCACGACCTGGGCCCGTGCCAGGCTGCTCGAAAGGACGAGGCGATAGCCCCTCTCGAGACGCCCCCGTCCCGTCCAGGCGCTCCCCTGGCGGGGAAGGATCTCTTCGCGAAGGACCTTGACCAGCGGTGACTGGCCGAAGGGAAGGTCGAGCTTCTGTCCGGCGCCGCGCTCGGAGATGAAGGTCCTCCCCGTTGGGCTCCCGTCGACGAAAAGTTCGGCCTGCCCGGCAAGAAGGGCCCGGTCGAGTCCGTCCGTCTTCCAGAGAAGCCAGGCCCGGGGCGACAGGTCGCCCCACAGGGTCAGGTCGGTCTTGCCCGCCAGGGAAAAGGTCTCGAGCTCGACGCGGACATCCGTGCCGTCGCCAGGAGCCTCGGTCTCCGCCGTCAGGACGACGTCCGTCACCGATTCGCGCCGCTCCCTTTCGTTCCCGTAGGAATCGAGGAGAACCGAGGGAGCCGAGGAGAGGGCCTCCATCCTCTTCGCCGCCCTAAGGGGCACGGCCACGTCGACGACGAGAGGGGGCAGTTCGGGCAGGTCGAGGTCGTTCCGCGGCGTTCCCGAGTGGAAGGCCACCTCGCCCCGCCAGGGCAGACCCGTCCTCTGGCTCAGGAGCCCGTCGAGACGCCAGTGCGTCTCCCCCGTCGAGGCGGCGAGATCGAGACGGTAAAGGGGACGCCAGGAGGCATGGGAAGACCAGCCCCTGACGACCACCTCTCCCTCGCCCCTCGTCGAGGCCGAAAAGATCAGGACCGATTCCACCTCGGGACGGCGCGAGGCGAGCAGGGCCTCCAGGGCTTCGCATTCGGCGAGGGCCGTCTTCTCCAGATCGGCCGTCTCGAGCAGGCGGAGCTCGAGCCCCTCGCGTTTTCTCTGAGCCCTGTCGACGAAGGCCTCCAGGTCGGCCCCGTCCTTCGCCTCGGGCAGCGCCTTTTCGAGATGGCCCGCGGCCTGCCTCAGGGCCGCCGACCGGGCGCGAAGGAGCTGAACCTGGGCCCGGGCGCGGTCGACTTCGTCGCGCAGGGGTCCCAGCGCGGGGGGCAGCCACCCGGGAGAGGGGCGCTCCTCGACGGTCCAGCGCAGCACCTCGGCGCCTCGGGATGTCACCGTCAGGGAATCCCGATCGAGCGTGGCCGGAAGCTCCAGCACCATCTCCTCCTCGGCCGGGAAGGAACAGGTGATCCAGGCGCCGCCGCCGTAGACATCAGCCCGGTCGACAACGACCTCGCCGGCCAGGGCCGGCGAAAAAGCCCCAAAGAACAGGAGACCCGTCAACAAAAAGGCGATCACAGCAGATCCCTTCCTTTCAAACCCGTCAGGAGAGAGGTTCTCCACCGCTCAGGTCCGTCTCTCCCTCGAAAAGAACGGTCTTCTCGTGGCGATAGCCGGGAGAGCAGATACAGAGAAAACGCAGGCCTTTCTCTCCGGCCGCGATGCGATGGCGACTTTCGGGAGGAATGAGCACGGCCTCGTCGACGGAAAGAGGCCGGGACCATCCCTCCACCTCCATCGTACCCGATCCTTCCAAAACATAATAGATTTCGAAAGTCCCCCGATGAAGGTGAATGATCGTCGTCTCGCCGGGGGCCACCGTCGCCTCGGCCAGGCTGTAGGGAAGGCCGGCGGCGACATCGGGATGAAAGATCTCGACGATGGACGATGCGTCGAGGGTCCGGTAGGCCCTGCCGTCGGCGGGGCTGAAAAAACGGGGTTCCATCTCCAACTCTCCTTTCAGGACAGGGCGATCGCCTCGACCAACCGTCGGACGATCAGATCCCTCTGAAAAAGCAGCACCGATCCGTGGGCGCCCGGCACCCGGTCGAGAGGGGGACGCCCCAGGGCCCGCCAGAGATCGACGCCGCAACGATAGGGAACGACGGGGTCCCAGCGGGTCAGGATCATTCGGACCCTCTCCCTCCCCACGAGAGGAGCGAAGGTCAGGGGATCGACGAGGAAAGCCGCCGAAGAGGGCCGGACGGAACGCCAGCCCCTGAGGGCCACCTGCTCCAGGTAGGCCCCGTAGGAAGCCGCTTCGACGAGGGCGGCGGCACGAAGGGCCGTGCCGCCGACGGGCAGGAAGAACCGCGCCGTGCCATGGCGGACGATGGAGGAAAGACCGCCGCCCGTAACGGCCAGGAGCCCTCCGTCGAGGGCCCCTTCCAGAGCCAGGGCGATGGTCCCCACCATTCCTCCCAGGGAGACGCCCAAAAGGCCCACCTTACCGTAGCGTTCCCGCCCCCATCGCGCCAGGGAGCGCACTTCGCTGACGGCCCCGTGGGCCACGGACAGAGCCTCGGCGACGGAAAGACGGGACATCCCGCCCAGGGCCGGGCCTCGTGCCCGGGGACCGTGGCCGGGAAGGAAGAGCAGGGCGCAGGCGACGCCCCTTTTCTGGAGCCCCCGGACGACACGTCCGTAAAGGCGCCAGAGAAGGCCCTCTACGGCGATGCCGTGAACGAGAACGACGAACGCCTCCCCTTCCGGCCAGAGGGCGGCCGAAGAGGGCAAAAGCGGGATTCCGCCCAGAGAGGGG
The DNA window shown above is from Aminithiophilus ramosus and carries:
- a CDS encoding nucleotidyl cyclase domain-containing protein → MKPSSPERPGLWDFLTVPPSLSLLLVVLLVFFGGEGPEAPGGAPALWIAFLVAYVFLAVGDLLSRLKGLSLSRSALQCLCQGIVLTALPSYLGTSAAWSWIGLALLATGLILSLSRSAPSFRPPIVEKKEGPPALPVTSFLETLPLPAFFDVGSGEETTFLANEAALALAATSGQTTTEFFGRILAEGRFSLGDRDYDLLRAQGMALALLVEKQLPSPVPQVEADRDPEPVPHKVEGRERGLLRAAEELARARRYRRWLSAVLIRPDQIGPLQLSLGEAQRQEIFDLFLGEVALTLRDSEPLFRLGPQELLALLPETPQAGARKFSSRLKQMALEFKPKVFGLEAASGPFLVLKTGIAFYDGNGVLTLEEFFSQLEASITQNL
- a CDS encoding Fur family transcriptional regulator, which produces MEEADKLAAYLERLREEGLRLTAPRRVIIETLLDNLGRHLNARELMDLVQERDGTVGFATVYRTLELLVGLGMLNRISLEEGFSRYEVPDERMHVHLYCRFCGKTVHLPDEAEKEALVRSWMEGSGFILLPQTFEIAGVCAECRRCLSDESVDVAPCGKICRGRGNRRCRRIRGGNEG
- a CDS encoding MBL fold metallo-hydrolase — translated: MMLRFLVDNHCGRGDLLAEHGLSVLIETPRGTLLFDGGAGRALLANAATLGVDLGAVDAVVASHGHSDHTGGLARLASLGSFPLYGHPALWGEKIAYRGGKRSFVGCQLSRHAVDFRPVEGVVEIVEGLWAVTTSPEERDRALVPSTPRLLLRDERGTGPDPMADDLSLVLRGPGGYSVLFGCAHGGAANILEKVARTFGTRRFYSVAGGMHMAGQDRPFVERVIEALAAYEVSLWRPCHCTGLEALCAMERVLHDVRWAAAGTVLEL
- a CDS encoding DUF4139 domain-containing protein; protein product: MTGLLFFGAFSPALAGEVVVDRADVYGGGAWITCSFPAEEEMVLELPATLDRDSLTVTSRGAEVLRWTVEERPSPGWLPPALGPLRDEVDRARAQVQLLRARSAALRQAAGHLEKALPEAKDGADLEAFVDRAQRKREGLELRLLETADLEKTALAECEALEALLASRRPEVESVLIFSASTRGEGEVVVRGWSSHASWRPLYRLDLAASTGETHWRLDGLLSQRTGLPWRGEVAFHSGTPRNDLDLPELPPLVVDVAVPLRAAKRMEALSSAPSVLLDSYGNERERRESVTDVVLTAETEAPGDGTDVRVELETFSLAGKTDLTLWGDLSPRAWLLWKTDGLDRALLAGQAELFVDGSPTGRTFISERGAGQKLDLPFGQSPLVKVLREEILPRQGSAWTGRGRLERGYRLVLSSSLARAQVVTVRDRLPVSANEKVKVESVEFSTEPTERDEEGRLSWELTLEGGASAEITVRYRLSYPGDGEIVFYGGDRP
- a CDS encoding cupin domain-containing protein; the protein is MEPRFFSPADGRAYRTLDASSIVEIFHPDVAAGLPYSLAEATVAPGETTIIHLHRGTFEIYYVLEGSGTMEVEGWSRPLSVDEAVLIPPESRHRIAAGEKGLRFLCICSPGYRHEKTVLFEGETDLSGGEPLS
- a CDS encoding alpha/beta hydrolase, with amino-acid sequence MTRSDGDFGGSPELQDWDSDSWIGLYEAEVAWRPAPAPDRPCIEAPSWLTAPAPSLGGIPLLPSSAALWPEGEAFVVLVHGIAVEGLLWRLYGRVVRGLQKRGVACALLFLPGHGPRARGPALGGMSRLSVAEALSVAHGAVSEVRSLARWGRERYGKVGLLGVSLGGMVGTIALALEGALDGGLLAVTGGGLSSIVRHGTARFFLPVGGTALRAAALVEAASYGAYLEQVALRGWRSVRPSSAAFLVDPLTFAPLVGRERVRMILTRWDPVVPYRCGVDLWRALGRPPLDRVPGAHGSVLLFQRDLIVRRLVEAIALS